The following nucleotide sequence is from Azoarcus sp. CIB.
AGTGCCAGGCGTGCTGCTTCCGCCTCCGCGGCAATACGGGCGAAAAAGTCGCGGGGCGTGTCCCGGCGTGCCGCCTCGAACTGGTCGAGCGTCACCGGCGCCGCACGCATGAGGAATTCCGCGTCCTGCGGATTACGCTCCAGGCTGGCCGCCAGATTGCGTGCGGATTCCAGGTCTGCCGTCGAGAAGCGCCCACGCGACGAATCGGTCACGGGCATATCGCGAATGATGCGGCGGGACTGGGTCACTAGCCAGTCGAGATTGCCGGCACGCATCTCCTGGTCGCCATCGTCGGGAAGCGGATGGATCTCGTCCCAATACGACTCGCACAGTCCGGCCACCAGCCGATAGCCGTCGGCAAGGCCGGAAAATCCGCGAGTCCTCGCCACGGCTTCGGTCAACCAGACGGCGACACGGACGTCCTTCGCTCGGGACGCCAACGCATCCTCGCACAGACGCGCGACTCGCGCCCAGTCCGCCTCCTTCAGCGGTCTCACCCATTCGCCCTGACTCACCGAAGGGTCGTCGAAGCGGCGCGCCTCCTGGATCTCGTCGAAAAGCGCGGAAAAGGTGAGATCCTCGCCGCAGCGATTGCCGGCTAGCGGTCGAAGCAGTGCATCCAAATCCATGAGTGGTTCCGATTGAGGTCAAACCGCCATTTTACATGACGAAGAAATAACCCCTACAGCATGCCAGAGCGTTTTCAGGCGTGCTGGATAAGCTCGATTTTG
It contains:
- the tssA gene encoding type VI secretion system protein TssA codes for the protein MDLDALLRPLAGNRCGEDLTFSALFDEIQEARRFDDPSVSQGEWVRPLKEADWARVARLCEDALASRAKDVRVAVWLTEAVARTRGFSGLADGYRLVAGLCESYWDEIHPLPDDGDQEMRAGNLDWLVTQSRRIIRDMPVTDSSRGRFSTADLESARNLAASLERNPQDAEFLMRAAPVTLDQFEAARRDTPRDFFARIAAEAEAARLALAELERVVDARLGLDGPGFEDARQALIEVRDTLRRFGGDVPAPTSQLRAVSPGESGRTAGGERAPGGASPGSIATRADAIAQLREVADFFRRTEPHSPVAYLADKAARWGEMSLHEWLRTVVRDDGALSHVEELLGLVTQPPPGR